The following are encoded in a window of Sminthopsis crassicaudata isolate SCR6 chromosome 3, ASM4859323v1, whole genome shotgun sequence genomic DNA:
- the LOC141560943 gene encoding endogenous retrovirus group K member 5 Gag polyprotein-like yields MGQTPSVQGKCLESIIKVMKSQGLIIILEEITELLRTVKVICPSFSLEEELDPDEWKLVGEQLGEQYNYLCDILPFGSRPNSVSKDTIHTYNLIQMALKNVILKEEMKEQNGEVSTKLGEKDESDNNEVKYNSEQQQQEHLPSPPSINPSWVEQEGGEEEAETQTELPVKKPKPMTRLEKALVKAKREGQDISDFIHAYPVIENTDSVGKKRRRYAPLDLNTIKDLKKGCTLYGATSAYVKMLLDGLSYEVLTPNDWKSIARTCLEPGENLLWLAEFHELCKIQVRCNLEIGVNTQFTFEHLAGEGQYGENSEQINYTMTIYEQIAKAAIKAWGVLPGQKDRGEAFTKIQQGPNEPFADFVGRLQTAVKRTIGENSATEIMTRHLAKENANEICKRIIWGLDKDAPLEEIIRRCATVGTNAFYTQTMMNVERQGPSWQGPSRETRRCFQCGKIGHLRAQ; encoded by the coding sequence atggggcaaacaccttctgttcaaggaaaatgtttagagagcatcatcaaggttatgaaaagccaaggcttgattataattttagaggagattactgaacttttaagaactgtgaaggtcatatgtccttctttttctctggaagaagaattggatccagatgagtggaaattagtaggagagcaattaggtgaacagtacaattacctttgtgacattttaccctttggttccagaccaaactcagtttccaaagatacaattcatacctacaatttaatccaaatggctttaaaaaatgttattctaaaggaagagatgaaggagcaaaatggggaagtgtcaactaaactaggtgaaaaggatgaatcagataacaatgaagttaagtacaattctgagcaacagcaacaggagcacctcccatctcctccctcaattaacccttcatgggtggagcaagaaggaggagaggaagaggcagaaacacaaacagaattgcctgtgaagaagcctaagcctatgacaagattagaaaaagcattggttaaagctaagagagaaggacaggatataagtgattttatacatgcatatcctgtgattgaaaatactgactctgtaggtaaaaaaaggagaagatatgcacctttagatttgaatacaattaaggatttgaaaaaaggttgtaccctttatggggctacatcagcttatgttaaaatgttactagatggtttgtcttatgaagtcctaaccccgaatgattggaaatccatagcaaggacatgtctggaacctggagaaaatttattatggcttgcggaatttcatgaattatgtaaaattcaagtcagatgcaatttggaaataggagttaacacacaattcacttttgagcacttagctggtgaaggtcagtatggagagaattcggaacagattaattataccatgacaatatatgaacaaattgctaaggctgcaataaaagcttggggtgtccttcctggacagaaagatcgtggagaggctttcactaaaatacagcaaggtcccaatgaaccttttgcagattttgtgggacgtttgcaaactgctgtcaaaagaactattggagaaaattcagctacagaaataatgaccagacatctggctaaggaaaatgccaatgagatttgcaaaagaattatatggggattagacaaagatgctcctttagaggagatcataagacgctgtgctacagtgggaacaaatgctttttatacccagacaatgatgaatgtggagagacagggtccctcctggcaagggccttctagagaaactcggagatgttttcaatgtggaaaaattggacatctaagagctcagtga